In one window of Miscanthus floridulus cultivar M001 chromosome 12, ASM1932011v1, whole genome shotgun sequence DNA:
- the LOC136498400 gene encoding pterocarpan synthase 1-like codes for MAAARCSSVALVLLLSCCCSVASTADEKLTHLHFYFHEVNAGAPNATVVNVASLHKNTSTFGDLNVFDNALREGPDPASRLIGRAQGIGVHASLDESGGLTTIDFVFSDYGKYSSSTLATQGHFIVSGPSERSIVGGTGKLRFARGYMISKLLSSTDTSIVVVFDMYFTLAH; via the exons ATGGCCGCTGCTCGGTGCTCTTCCGTGGCTCTCGTGCTGCTACTGTCCTGCTGCTGCTCGGTGGCGTCCACCGCGGATGAGAAACTGACCCACCTCCACTTCTACTTCCACGAGGTCAACGCCGGCGCTCCCAACGCCACCGTCGTCAACGTCGCTAGCCTGCACAA GAACACGTCGACGTTCGGTGACCTGAACGTGTTCGACAACGCGCTACGGGAGGGGCCCGACCCGGCGTCACGGCTCATCGGCAGGGCGCAGGGGATCGGGGTGCACGCGTCGCTGGACGAGTCCGGCGGCCTCACCACCATCGACTTTGTCTTCTCTGACTACGGCAAGTACAGCAGCAGCACGCTGGCGACGCAGGGACACTTCATCGTGTCCGGCCCGTCGGAGCGTAGTATCGTCGGTGGCACGGGCAAGCTCCGGTTCGCACGTGGGTACATGATCAGCAAGCTCCTCAGCTCCACGGACACCTCCATCGTTGTCGTCTTCGACATGTACTTCACCCTGGCCCACTGA